The Leptospira sp. WS39.C2 genome contains a region encoding:
- a CDS encoding diguanylate cyclase, whose translation MSFKENTDIVFEHYEKKIYDQKQLLEISRALNSTLDYKYLIDAILNICLAQLQTLHAAMYLEPEIDLGLFKLEPQSIKGFELSSDEQNYEIKIDSPLIHYFEEKPKAITMDQILQMEVLNKIPDIVYLRKMGAEILVPLNAKGKVNGLLVLGDKMTSEEFLEDEKEFMTTLANLAGIAVDNARLYELATVDMMTGLKIHHYFQTKLKEEMERCRKKGTKLSLLFTDVDNFKTFNDTYGHQAGDVVLIEVAKQLIGKAQRHHIPARYGGEEFCLVMPGATEEEAITKGEEIRKAVEEMVVKNPNDGSDLKVTLSVGVSSFRSTDRNNKDLIERADKALYQAKHSGRNRTICYKD comes from the coding sequence TTGTCTTTTAAAGAAAACACTGATATCGTTTTTGAGCATTACGAAAAAAAAATCTACGACCAAAAACAACTACTGGAAATCTCCCGTGCATTAAATTCCACGTTAGACTATAAGTATTTAATTGATGCAATTCTTAACATCTGTTTGGCGCAGCTGCAAACCCTTCATGCAGCAATGTACTTAGAGCCAGAAATTGACCTAGGTTTATTCAAATTAGAACCACAATCCATTAAAGGTTTTGAGCTCAGTTCCGACGAACAAAACTACGAAATCAAAATTGATAGCCCTCTCATCCATTATTTTGAAGAAAAACCAAAAGCCATCACGATGGACCAAATCCTCCAGATGGAAGTTTTGAACAAAATCCCAGACATTGTTTACCTTCGTAAAATGGGCGCGGAAATCCTCGTTCCTCTCAATGCTAAGGGCAAGGTAAATGGTTTACTTGTCCTTGGTGACAAAATGACTTCCGAAGAATTTTTGGAAGATGAAAAAGAATTTATGACAACCCTTGCAAATCTCGCAGGGATCGCTGTGGACAATGCAAGGCTTTATGAGCTTGCCACAGTGGATATGATGACAGGTTTAAAAATCCACCACTACTTCCAAACCAAACTAAAGGAAGAGATGGAACGTTGTCGTAAAAAAGGTACAAAACTATCCCTCCTATTTACAGACGTAGATAATTTTAAAACCTTCAATGATACCTATGGACACCAAGCGGGGGACGTTGTCCTCATCGAAGTGGCAAAACAACTCATTGGCAAAGCACAGCGCCACCATATCCCAGCCCGTTACGGTGGGGAAGAATTTTGTTTAGTGATGCCAGGTGCGACAGAAGAAGAGGCCATTACCAAAGGGGAAGAAATTCGTAAAGCTGTGGAAGAGATGGTCGTAAAAAATCCGAATGATGGTTCTGATTTAAAGGTCACTCTTTCTGTAGGAGTTTCTAGTTTTCGTTCCACTGATCGTAATAATAAAGATTTGATTGAACGTGCGGACAAAGCCTTGTACCAAGCCAAACATTCTGGCAGAAACCGCACAATTTGTTATAAAGATTAG
- a CDS encoding pyrroline-5-carboxylate reductase family protein yields the protein MAHTPFKTVGMVGLGKMGGAIAKALVTQGTHVFAFDPNLKVSPIEGVTLVSTLDALMKEAGLFVIAVKPNFVQPVLREFQKPGIFVSIAAGITYDQLVTSTPKGSTCVRVMPNLPLVSNRGAMGYYCEEEGVSHTERLFYGMGECIRISKETLMDVVTGLSGSGPAYVLTFLQAMAEAGLQEGLSYEESLGLAMETIEGTLVYFRDLRTKDKAVHPMEVRNWVTSPGGTTIFGLDALERGGFSTAVRDAVRRATERSRELGKG from the coding sequence ATGGCACACACTCCGTTTAAAACAGTAGGTATGGTTGGTCTTGGGAAAATGGGAGGAGCCATAGCGAAGGCACTAGTCACTCAAGGGACACATGTTTTTGCCTTTGATCCAAATCTAAAAGTTTCACCGATCGAAGGTGTCACACTCGTTTCCACATTGGATGCATTGATGAAAGAAGCAGGACTTTTTGTCATTGCTGTAAAACCAAATTTTGTCCAACCAGTCCTTCGTGAATTCCAAAAGCCAGGGATATTTGTCTCCATTGCCGCGGGGATCACTTATGACCAATTGGTGACATCTACTCCGAAAGGATCTACTTGTGTGAGGGTTATGCCAAATTTACCCCTTGTGTCCAATCGTGGTGCCATGGGGTACTATTGTGAGGAGGAGGGAGTCTCGCATACGGAACGTCTCTTTTATGGGATGGGGGAATGCATTCGTATTTCCAAGGAAACTCTGATGGATGTTGTCACCGGGTTATCTGGTTCGGGTCCAGCTTATGTACTTACATTTTTACAGGCTATGGCAGAGGCAGGTTTACAAGAGGGTTTAAGTTATGAGGAATCTTTGGGTCTGGCAATGGAAACCATCGAAGGAACCTTGGTTTACTTCCGTGACCTCAGAACAAAAGACAAGGCTGTCCATCCAATGGAAGTGCGGAATTGGGTAACTTCCCCGGGTGGGACCACCATTTTTGGTTTGGATGCTTTGGAACGAGGTGGATTTTCCACCGCGGTCCGGGATGCCGTTCGTCGTGCAACGGAAAGAAGTCGGGAATTAGGTAAGGGATGA
- the mnmA gene encoding tRNA 2-thiouridine(34) synthase MnmA, translating into MKEKEKIIVAMSGGVDSAVAAGLLMEEGYDVIGVNLRTWEYEAPACDTTKKSCCSPEDIRDARDVGLSLNIPFYVIKMEKVFGERVIDRFISDYKDGRTPNPCVECNTFVKFGALFEQAKKLGIDKIATGHYARVIEVDGRYAIRNAVDMKKNQTYYLYGLSQENIKNTVFPLGEMDKSQVREIAKRMGLPVAEKPESQEICFIPENDYRSFLKKKGIQFTPGFFKLASGQIIGKHQGKEGFTIGQRKGLGIAWKNPLYVLSIEDDGTVILGEEEETVSESFVLEEITYQALAPLSLGQSLEMKVQIRYRSAPVHCKVTSLGDTWRVEFLEDVKSVTPGQSATFYPTNGDYLFAGGIIQKGSITRKIKSNVSSFRESVPI; encoded by the coding sequence GTGAAAGAAAAAGAAAAAATCATAGTGGCGATGAGTGGTGGAGTGGACAGTGCCGTTGCGGCAGGACTCCTCATGGAAGAAGGTTACGATGTCATAGGTGTGAACCTTAGAACTTGGGAATATGAAGCACCGGCTTGTGATACCACTAAAAAATCCTGTTGTTCCCCTGAAGACATCCGGGATGCTCGTGATGTAGGCCTCTCTTTAAACATTCCATTTTATGTTATCAAAATGGAAAAGGTATTTGGGGAACGAGTGATCGATCGTTTTATCAGCGACTACAAAGATGGTCGAACTCCAAACCCATGTGTGGAATGTAACACCTTCGTAAAGTTTGGCGCCCTTTTCGAACAAGCCAAAAAATTAGGTATTGATAAAATTGCTACGGGCCATTATGCCCGTGTCATTGAAGTAGACGGGCGTTATGCGATCCGTAATGCCGTGGATATGAAAAAAAACCAAACTTATTATTTATACGGTTTGTCCCAAGAAAATATCAAAAATACAGTTTTCCCATTGGGAGAAATGGACAAATCCCAAGTACGGGAAATTGCAAAACGAATGGGACTTCCTGTCGCTGAAAAACCTGAGTCTCAAGAAATATGTTTTATCCCTGAAAATGATTATAGGTCTTTCCTGAAAAAAAAGGGAATCCAGTTTACACCAGGATTTTTTAAATTGGCCTCCGGCCAAATCATTGGCAAACACCAAGGGAAAGAAGGATTCACCATTGGCCAAAGGAAAGGACTTGGAATTGCTTGGAAAAATCCACTTTACGTACTATCGATTGAAGATGATGGAACAGTCATTTTGGGAGAAGAGGAAGAAACGGTTTCAGAATCCTTTGTATTAGAAGAGATCACTTACCAAGCTTTGGCTCCATTATCTCTTGGACAGTCCCTTGAGATGAAAGTCCAAATTCGTTACCGAAGTGCACCTGTTCATTGTAAGGTGACATCTCTCGGTGATACCTGGCGAGTAGAATTTTTAGAAGATGTAAAAAGTGTCACACCAGGCCAATCCGCAACATTTTATCCAACAAACGGAGATTATTTGTTTGCGGGTGGCATCATCCAAAAAGGTTCTATCACTCGTAAAATCAAATCAAACGTGAGTAGTTTTCGGGAGAGTGTTCCCATTTGA
- a CDS encoding YggS family pyridoxal phosphate-dependent enzyme, whose amino-acid sequence MSDYISIYNSIQNEFKSLKEGNPPTLIAVSKTKPYQVVKDAYLQGIREFGENYIPEAIEKFTRLREEYPESETTVNVHHIGPVQSGTLRKLFGVFSYTHGVGSFSSLSELLKRAEKEKKKIHYFLQTNLTNENTKHGFNLETILTNKDELIKYQNEYCIWEGFMGMGPSSGDLTETKDAFTHLANLRDEYFPNQKLSMGMSGDYEIAVELGSNFVRIGSKIFGERDYGTHSV is encoded by the coding sequence GTGTCTGATTACATTTCGATCTATAATTCTATTCAAAACGAATTCAAATCTTTGAAAGAGGGAAATCCTCCTACGCTCATAGCGGTATCCAAAACCAAACCCTATCAAGTGGTAAAGGATGCCTATTTACAAGGGATCAGAGAGTTTGGAGAAAATTATATCCCTGAAGCAATTGAAAAATTTACTAGGTTACGAGAGGAATACCCAGAATCTGAAACTACGGTAAATGTCCATCACATTGGACCCGTGCAATCCGGAACTTTACGTAAGTTATTCGGAGTTTTTTCGTATACACATGGTGTTGGTTCGTTTTCGAGTCTTTCTGAACTCTTAAAACGTGCTGAAAAAGAAAAAAAGAAAATTCACTATTTTTTACAAACAAACCTTACAAATGAAAATACAAAACATGGTTTTAATTTAGAAACAATTCTAACAAACAAAGATGAGTTAATTAAATACCAAAACGAATATTGTATTTGGGAAGGGTTTATGGGGATGGGGCCTTCTTCAGGAGACCTAACAGAAACAAAAGATGCCTTCACTCACTTAGCGAATTTGCGGGATGAATATTTCCCCAATCAAAAACTTTCTATGGGTATGAGTGGAGATTACGAGATCGCAGTAGAACTTGGATCCAACTTTGTTCGGATCGGATCAAAAATTTTTGGAGAGAGGGATTATGGCACACACTCCGTTTAA
- a CDS encoding alpha-hydroxy-acid oxidizing protein: MKSVEGKTILIIGGGLLQVPIIQTAKTMRLHTVVADMNPSSIGFQIADETIIMSTKDVEGMVREAKKFSQKTTIHGVITAGTDASMTVAAVASALQLPGIRFVDAEAASNKVKMRQRLKEFGLPIPRFAPVWSMQDAKDALDELTFPLVMKPADNMGARGVIKVTNRDDLQVAFRHAKRFCPTGELILEEYMEGPELSVDALAFQGQIRMTGIADRIIEREPYFIEVGHNMPSAMPKDVLDEVERVMAGGMRALGIHLGAGKGDIKVTKDGVKIGEIAARLSGGFMSAFTYPLSTGVNLNRAALLISLGETPDNLEPVVNRVSIERSLLSKPGKLISIRGVEEIKKIDGVSEVFLQSKPGDIIKEPTNNIDKSGHVIIVANTLHDADIVFQKVKQTIQFEVDEQFSITEKEIGDQARIRFGKDICWVCKVCDGNNCASGIPGMGGVGLMETFQDNHEALSEFKILPGYIREHVSPEIHTKFLGYDLKTPIMAAPMTGVGTNMNFVMTDADYALTVVRSFSQNGSLAWLGDGASPEKYKIMLEALKKVSGKGILICKPRQDESLLFERFMQAEADGVFAIGMDIDAVNFKTMVQKNLSSVTRPLENLIKLREKTKLPFILKGVMNPEDAKLAVEGGFSAIVVSNHGGRVLDGMPGTARVLPKIAEAVKGKIPVLVDGGIRSGMDVFKMVALGADAVLVGRPVAISLVGGEDAGIRFLLQKYSEELKQSMSVTGAKTLVDIKRSMLLHKQHG; this comes from the coding sequence TTGAAATCAGTTGAAGGAAAAACAATCCTCATCATCGGAGGAGGGTTGTTACAAGTTCCCATCATCCAAACGGCAAAAACGATGCGCCTTCATACTGTCGTTGCTGATATGAATCCCTCTTCGATTGGATTCCAAATTGCAGACGAAACCATCATCATGTCCACAAAGGACGTGGAAGGTATGGTTCGTGAGGCAAAAAAGTTTTCTCAAAAAACAACCATCCATGGAGTGATCACAGCGGGAACCGATGCGAGTATGACAGTCGCTGCAGTAGCCTCCGCATTACAATTGCCTGGGATTCGGTTTGTGGATGCAGAAGCTGCTTCCAATAAAGTGAAGATGCGCCAAAGGTTGAAGGAATTTGGTCTACCTATCCCTCGTTTTGCTCCTGTTTGGTCCATGCAAGATGCAAAAGATGCCTTGGATGAATTAACCTTTCCTCTCGTGATGAAACCAGCAGATAATATGGGAGCACGTGGAGTGATTAAAGTCACAAATCGCGATGATTTACAAGTGGCGTTTCGCCATGCAAAACGATTTTGTCCCACGGGGGAATTGATTTTAGAAGAATATATGGAAGGCCCAGAACTTTCTGTGGATGCTTTGGCATTCCAAGGGCAAATCCGAATGACAGGCATTGCCGATCGAATCATAGAAAGAGAACCTTATTTTATTGAAGTGGGGCATAACATGCCTTCGGCGATGCCAAAAGACGTGTTAGACGAAGTAGAAAGAGTGATGGCAGGTGGAATGAGAGCCCTTGGCATCCATTTAGGTGCTGGGAAAGGGGATATCAAAGTTACAAAAGATGGTGTAAAAATTGGAGAGATAGCTGCAAGACTCTCTGGTGGTTTTATGTCTGCATTTACCTATCCATTGTCTACTGGGGTGAATCTCAACCGTGCGGCTCTACTCATTTCTCTTGGAGAAACTCCTGACAATTTAGAACCCGTTGTCAACCGAGTATCCATCGAAAGGTCTTTATTGTCCAAACCAGGAAAACTGATTTCGATACGTGGTGTTGAAGAAATCAAAAAAATAGACGGTGTATCTGAAGTTTTCCTTCAGTCCAAACCTGGAGATATTATTAAAGAACCGACAAATAACATTGATAAGTCGGGCCATGTCATCATTGTAGCCAATACATTACATGATGCAGACATTGTTTTTCAAAAAGTCAAACAAACCATACAATTTGAAGTAGATGAACAATTTTCAATCACCGAAAAAGAAATTGGAGACCAAGCACGGATTCGATTCGGAAAAGATATATGTTGGGTATGTAAGGTCTGTGATGGGAATAATTGTGCTTCTGGCATTCCGGGTATGGGTGGAGTTGGCCTTATGGAAACCTTCCAGGATAATCATGAAGCCCTTTCCGAATTTAAAATATTACCAGGATATATCAGGGAACATGTAAGTCCTGAAATTCATACCAAGTTTTTGGGGTATGACTTAAAAACTCCCATCATGGCAGCACCAATGACTGGTGTTGGGACCAATATGAATTTTGTCATGACCGATGCAGATTATGCGTTAACTGTTGTTCGTTCCTTCTCTCAAAATGGAAGCCTCGCATGGCTTGGTGATGGTGCCTCACCTGAAAAATACAAAATTATGTTAGAAGCTTTAAAAAAAGTTTCTGGAAAAGGGATCCTGATTTGTAAACCAAGACAAGACGAATCGTTACTTTTCGAACGATTTATGCAAGCGGAAGCGGACGGAGTGTTCGCCATAGGAATGGACATCGATGCCGTAAATTTCAAAACTATGGTCCAAAAGAATTTATCGAGTGTCACTAGGCCTTTGGAAAATCTCATCAAACTAAGAGAAAAAACAAAACTTCCATTCATTTTAAAAGGGGTGATGAATCCAGAAGATGCAAAATTGGCAGTTGAAGGTGGATTTTCAGCCATTGTTGTTTCCAACCATGGTGGCCGGGTGTTAGATGGAATGCCAGGGACAGCAAGGGTCCTGCCTAAAATTGCGGAAGCAGTTAAAGGGAAAATCCCAGTCCTTGTGGACGGGGGAATTCGATCTGGAATGGATGTGTTTAAGATGGTGGCACTTGGTGCCGATGCAGTTCTTGTTGGCAGACCAGTTGCCATATCTCTTGTTGGTGGCGAAGATGCAGGAATTCGTTTTCTTTTACAAAAATATTCGGAAGAACTAAAACAGTCAATGAGTGTGACAGGTGCAAAAACTTTGGTGGACATCAAGCGTTCGATGTTACTTCATAAACAACACGGTTGA
- a CDS encoding PilZ domain-containing protein, translating to MDKEIKDPEGILKVITALFGKLPAYIINSEKEFPVKIIALKNKALIINTNLKFPTRDRVLTVVHNGSKFYAHFNLAGGDGNGIEILTPVKIQITAASRQGARVEVNQIQTGMVVNNIINVNDVSKAIGFDDKKVDTILLAYRTKLAKAFPLSSIFFAGRMDNRLRLMHHYDKDIFIVDRKEKSTASPAFFPFDEYLRIFENSKIPDNYISEICVPIKYKGYVHLGYVQVLSEKNLDFEVYKQIQTFASAVSRDIISTGVFQESRDVCQVMDLSMGGISFIHAPSRSFSRSVTLNGTILFDLNLEAGKKVTIRGIIKNIRNQETNFRVGCQFYNLTEKDTEILEDFLNVGKEEEPNSESPNEVAETNPNTSNSEENEMDQESSSEEQNESIETVMEAGSSEDPFAEHMDDNFADTPEEPS from the coding sequence ATGGATAAAGAAATCAAAGATCCTGAAGGTATTTTGAAGGTAATTACCGCTTTATTCGGAAAATTACCTGCTTATATCATTAACTCAGAAAAAGAATTCCCTGTCAAAATCATTGCCTTAAAAAACAAAGCACTCATCATCAATACAAACCTAAAGTTTCCAACGAGAGATCGTGTACTCACTGTAGTGCATAATGGTAGTAAATTTTACGCACATTTTAATTTGGCTGGTGGAGATGGGAATGGGATTGAAATTCTAACTCCAGTAAAAATTCAAATCACCGCTGCATCAAGACAAGGGGCAAGGGTTGAAGTGAACCAGATCCAAACGGGAATGGTTGTGAATAATATCATCAACGTAAATGATGTTTCCAAAGCAATCGGATTTGATGATAAAAAAGTAGATACCATTTTACTAGCATACCGTACAAAACTTGCCAAAGCCTTTCCATTATCTTCAATCTTTTTTGCAGGTAGGATGGACAACCGACTACGTTTGATGCACCACTATGACAAAGATATCTTTATTGTGGATAGAAAGGAAAAATCAACGGCATCTCCTGCTTTTTTTCCTTTTGATGAATACCTTCGTATCTTTGAAAATTCAAAAATCCCAGATAATTATATTTCTGAAATTTGTGTCCCTATCAAATATAAAGGGTATGTTCATTTAGGTTATGTACAAGTTCTCAGTGAAAAAAATCTTGATTTTGAAGTGTACAAACAAATCCAAACCTTTGCCAGTGCTGTGAGCCGCGATATCATTAGTACAGGTGTATTCCAAGAATCAAGGGATGTCTGCCAAGTGATGGACTTAAGTATGGGTGGGATTAGTTTCATCCATGCTCCCTCCCGTTCCTTTTCAAGATCGGTCACACTGAATGGTACAATCCTCTTTGATTTGAATTTGGAAGCTGGTAAAAAAGTTACAATACGTGGTATCATCAAAAACATCAGAAACCAAGAAACAAACTTTCGTGTAGGTTGCCAATTTTATAACCTAACAGAAAAAGATACAGAAATTCTGGAAGATTTTTTGAATGTCGGAAAAGAAGAAGAACCAAATTCGGAATCACCTAATGAAGTTGCGGAAACCAATCCAAACACGTCTAATTCTGAAGAGAATGAAATGGACCAAGAGTCTAGTTCGGAAGAACAAAATGAATCCATTGAAACCGTGATGGAAGCTGGATCATCCGAAGATCCTTTTGCCGAACATATGGACGACAATTTCGCTGACACTCCTGAAGAACCCAGTTAA
- a CDS encoding 3-deoxy-D-manno-octulosonic acid transferase, producing MVYFFYNILLIKIWILLKFVSLFSKKIRKELTKRKNSIQSLYKRLPNGKTVIWLHSASVGELDQAKALVETIRKHRPNVFIIQSVFSSSVKESAFSDPLADVYFYLPFDLPFAYTKIFRLFRPKYLFIMAWDTWPNLLKKAHQYGTKTYLCCASLSSQSSRKNPLVQILTKTSFRYLTGIYPSHKLMAKEFEGLVADGTDFSILGDTRFESVWNKLTTKKPNPKFTDFVSKQNEFMNSNKPVILGSTYPICESYFLKYLETHSDSLFYWIFPHQWEYIRMNEWKTKLSQFGSVSIFSELDEKDPLPKFLLFDVLGILAFAYQYASFAYVGGGFHNRIHNTIEPAALALSIITGPRIQNAPEAIVMQELGGLFRTTSETDFITHFHLLTKNTDLWEKMGNINRNFVVENRGASEKIYNRVFPYDKI from the coding sequence ATGGTTTATTTTTTTTATAATATACTACTGATTAAGATTTGGATTTTATTGAAGTTTGTTTCCTTATTTTCCAAAAAAATTCGAAAAGAGTTAACCAAACGTAAAAACTCAATCCAATCATTATACAAACGTTTGCCGAATGGAAAAACAGTAATTTGGTTACATTCTGCAAGTGTTGGGGAATTAGACCAAGCAAAAGCTTTGGTTGAAACCATACGTAAACATAGACCAAATGTTTTTATCATCCAATCAGTCTTTTCTTCTTCCGTAAAAGAATCTGCTTTTTCTGATCCATTGGCTGATGTATATTTTTACCTTCCCTTTGATTTACCATTCGCTTATACAAAAATATTTCGTCTGTTTCGACCAAAATATCTTTTCATTATGGCTTGGGACACTTGGCCCAATCTTTTAAAAAAAGCTCATCAATATGGAACAAAAACCTATTTATGTTGTGCAAGTTTGTCTTCGCAGTCCTCCCGAAAAAACCCACTCGTACAGATCTTAACCAAAACTTCCTTTCGGTATCTTACTGGAATTTATCCAAGCCACAAATTGATGGCTAAGGAATTTGAAGGACTGGTTGCAGATGGAACGGATTTTTCAATTTTAGGTGACACTAGGTTTGAATCAGTTTGGAATAAGTTAACAACCAAAAAACCAAATCCAAAATTCACAGATTTTGTATCAAAACAAAATGAATTTATGAACTCAAATAAACCTGTAATCCTTGGTTCCACCTATCCAATATGTGAATCTTATTTTTTAAAATACCTAGAGACCCATTCGGATTCCCTCTTTTACTGGATATTCCCACACCAATGGGAATACATTCGTATGAACGAATGGAAAACTAAACTATCACAGTTTGGATCTGTTTCCATTTTTTCTGAATTGGATGAAAAGGATCCTCTTCCTAAATTTCTACTCTTTGATGTTTTGGGTATCTTAGCATTTGCCTACCAATATGCAAGTTTTGCTTATGTGGGTGGTGGTTTTCATAACCGAATTCATAATACAATAGAACCAGCTGCTTTGGCACTTTCCATCATTACAGGACCAAGGATCCAAAACGCACCAGAAGCTATCGTTATGCAAGAATTAGGTGGTCTATTCAGAACAACCTCAGAAACTGATTTTATCACTCATTTCCATTTACTCACCAAAAACACAGATCTTTGGGAAAAGATGGGAAATATAAATCGAAACTTTGTTGTAGAAAATCGAGGTGCGTCGGAAAAGATTTATAACCGAGTTTTTCCGTATGACAAAATCTAA
- a CDS encoding RluA family pseudouridine synthase, whose product MTTYQSFIRPPYVGKTVINYLVQKFPYHSLEEWEFLISEKRIKVQGEVVYAEKELALGDILEYEPIPGRITEPEVDGNYTILKETEGFLFVDKPGNLPMHPAGRYRTKTLLSFLEKQYPKIIPVHRLDRETSGIVIFAKSEVSRKWLQKKFEAREVFKEYFAIVLGRIDKEQRLDGFIGKDIHSKIRKKMVYSPTVFPNSKSCSTLIIPISYNTKKDMSLVLVRPVTGRIHQIRASLLYLGFPIVGDKMYGKRETIFLDFVNYGMTESLKEELGFDRQMLHAYSISYMDDRENQVIKVSSLPLKEMEDYFPDWKNYVP is encoded by the coding sequence ATGACAACTTACCAGTCTTTCATTCGTCCACCCTATGTAGGGAAAACGGTGATCAACTACTTGGTTCAAAAATTTCCCTACCATAGTCTAGAGGAGTGGGAGTTTTTAATTTCAGAAAAACGCATCAAAGTTCAGGGAGAAGTGGTTTACGCAGAAAAGGAACTTGCGTTAGGTGATATTTTAGAGTATGAACCTATCCCTGGCAGAATCACCGAACCTGAAGTAGACGGGAATTATACCATTCTAAAGGAAACAGAAGGATTTCTTTTTGTAGATAAACCTGGAAATCTCCCGATGCACCCAGCAGGAAGATATCGAACAAAAACTCTTCTCAGTTTTTTAGAGAAACAATATCCCAAAATCATCCCTGTGCACAGACTCGATAGGGAAACATCGGGCATCGTGATTTTTGCGAAGTCAGAAGTGAGTCGTAAATGGTTGCAAAAAAAATTTGAAGCCAGGGAAGTTTTTAAGGAATACTTTGCCATTGTTTTAGGACGTATTGACAAAGAACAGAGATTAGATGGGTTTATTGGAAAGGACATCCATTCGAAAATTCGAAAAAAAATGGTTTATTCACCAACAGTTTTCCCGAACTCAAAATCCTGTTCCACCTTAATAATTCCGATTTCTTATAATACCAAAAAGGATATGAGTTTGGTGCTTGTTCGGCCAGTAACAGGACGTATCCACCAAATTCGTGCCAGTTTATTGTATTTGGGATTCCCCATAGTGGGAGATAAAATGTATGGGAAAAGAGAAACTATTTTTTTGGACTTTGTGAACTATGGAATGACAGAGTCACTAAAAGAAGAATTGGGCTTCGATAGACAAATGTTACATGCATATAGCATTAGTTATATGGACGATCGGGAAAATCAAGTGATAAAAGTATCTTCTTTGCCACTGAAAGAAATGGAAGATTACTTCCCAGATTGGAAAAACTATGTCCCATAG
- a CDS encoding flagellar filament outer layer protein FlaA has protein sequence MQNIKKITFFLGFLLSFASLLSLPRPHDPDELGSVQILRSALAIDTHYLLYLVEDFEGERPWEFYRVDSFLAQTQFASSLAKSEAFLEESKLLRESGYPNLQNQTSFLLQSYVENPRLDHWEIRPKEPIQLPLGMPIQGILWVYSEGHHINLSMGLSQKKSKDLYFDLGTLNFVGWRRLEFKINLPKENTRLIQSMSFPISFASFRLKSLASQKKGEFHLYFDNLCFVIDKRTFSYPGSEVNDTWGNKR, from the coding sequence ATGCAAAACATAAAAAAAATTACATTCTTTCTAGGTTTCTTACTGAGTTTTGCCAGTCTTTTGTCTCTTCCGAGGCCCCACGACCCAGATGAACTGGGTAGTGTTCAAATTTTAAGATCTGCATTGGCCATCGATACTCACTACCTACTCTATTTGGTGGAAGATTTTGAAGGGGAAAGGCCATGGGAATTTTACAGAGTGGATTCCTTTTTAGCCCAAACCCAATTTGCTTCTTCCCTTGCTAAGTCTGAAGCATTTTTAGAAGAATCAAAACTCTTACGAGAATCTGGATACCCAAACTTACAAAACCAAACGAGTTTCCTATTACAAAGTTATGTGGAAAATCCACGGCTTGACCATTGGGAAATCCGTCCAAAAGAACCCATCCAACTCCCACTCGGAATGCCTATCCAAGGGATCCTTTGGGTGTATTCAGAAGGTCATCATATCAATTTGAGTATGGGGCTTTCGCAAAAAAAATCAAAGGACTTATACTTTGATTTAGGAACACTCAATTTTGTAGGATGGCGCCGGTTGGAATTCAAAATCAATTTACCAAAAGAAAATACGAGACTCATACAATCTATGTCTTTTCCCATTTCATTTGCTTCTTTTCGTTTGAAAAGTTTAGCCTCTCAAAAAAAAGGAGAGTTTCATTTGTATTTTGATAATTTATGTTTTGTGATCGACAAACGTACATTTAGTTACCCAGGTTCCGAAGTAAATGACACTTGGGGTAACAAACGCTAA